In Leishmania infantum JPCM5 genome chromosome 12, one genomic interval encodes:
- a CDS encoding putative MAR1 ribonuclease produces the protein MSRLMPHYSKGKTAFLCVDLQEAFSKRIENFANCVFVANRLARLHEVVPENTKYIVTEHYPKGLGRIVPEITLPKTAHLIEKTRFSCVVPQVEELLEDVDNAVVFGIEGHACILQTVADLLDMNKRVFLPKDGLGSQKKTDFKAAIKLMSSWGPNCEITTSESILLQMTKDAMDPNFKRISKLLKEEPPIPL, from the coding sequence ATGTCCCGCTTGATGCCGCATTACTCCAAGGGCAAGACGGCCTTCCTGTGTGTAGATCTCCAAGAGGCGTTTAGTAAGCGCATCGAGAATTTCGCCAATTGCGTGTTCGTTGCCAACCGGCTGGCACGCCTGCATGAGGTGGTGCCCGAGAACACCAAGTACATTGTCACAGAGCATTATCCGAAGGGCCTTGGCCGCATCGTGCCGGAGATTACCTTGCCCAAAACCGCCCACCTGATCGAGAAGACTCGCTTCTCGTGTGTCGTGCCAcaggtggaggagctgctggaggacgtGGACAATGCTGTCGTCTTTGGTATTGAGGGGCATGCCTGCATCCTGCAGACAGTGGCTGACCTCCTGGACATGAACAAGCGTGTGTTCCTTCCAAAGGACGGCCTGGGCAGCCAAAAGAAGACAGACTTTAAGGCCGCGATAAAGTTGATGAGTTCGTGGGGCCCCAACTGCGAGATCACTACCTCTGAGTCGATTCTGCTTCAGATGACAAAGGATGCCATGGACCCTAACTTCAAGAGGATTTCGAAGCTGCTGAAGGAGGAACCTCCGATCCCGCTCTGA
- a CDS encoding putative protein kinase, translating into MGDHLGSRFTVIEQIGSGNYGSLYRVIDGEAATLADRIIATKKLQDTINHPHVLREVSVQRHAQKCSPHIVKLLHVVPRDRVRAALVLEYVPLDLRTFLNAFYCDQAKSSAPTWCATAGAGEVKSAAPPPCHIPLIYVRRMLRGLIEALHCLHARGIVHRDVKPENILVEPLGLGHPLRCVCPPMGSFGPTGEAAGCWVHAPQCSDPRQEKDATQPMQPRGTLEPCQFFCRNSVALHHELTGDELASAIHRLHCETCRPCPRARAGVGKHPLQQHRDRSDMKTSNSCSQERQADAVDGEGPASVDDDEENKFTAPTPPPLMPDVKLCDFGSARHIGTLRLRSAEEQREELTPGPTTPVYCAPEMMLLQRYGTSVDMWAVGAILFEMLTGEFFLGVGTLRSFSGDVVVQDDYCVMHRLNRMFRHLGTPSVEEWRCIAHPHYYPDEMLAHLPQVRDAALFRCLAQPIATDVSLLPESGDIKPNGDAKTADEQTELSVRPSAETCSFAQAPVNGTTDSHAARASVPPRDMASARHPLNVSDFLYQHIGKSGVDFLRSLLRYDPAKRMTSAEALRHPFLSPEVANM; encoded by the coding sequence ATGGGCGATCACCTCGGTTCGCGCTTCACCGTCATTGAGCagatcggcagcggcaattATGGCTCTCTCTACCGTGTCATCGATGGTGAAGCGGCGACGCTAGCCGACCGAATTATCGCCACAAAAAAGTTGCAGGACACGATAAACCACCCACACGTGCTACGTGAGGTGAGCGTTCAGCGCCATGCTCAGAAGTGCTCGCCGCACATTGTCAAGCTACTCCACGTGGTGCCACGCGATCGCGTGCGGGCAGCGTTGGTGCTCGAGTACGTGCCGCTTGACTTGCGCACCTTTCTCAACGCCTTCTACTGCGACCAAGCGAAATCATCTGCACCGACGTGGTGTGCGACTGCCGGGGCCGGTGAGGTCAaatcggcggcgccgccgccgtgccatATACCCTTGATTTATGTGCGGCGAATGCTGCGTGGTCTGATTGAGGCCCTTCACTGCCTGCACGCCCGCGGAATAGTTCATCGCGATGTCAAACCAGAGAATATTCTCGTGGAGCCGCTCGGATTGGGGCACCCACTTCGGTGTGTTTGCCCGCCGATGGGCTCTTTCGGGCCCACCGGTGAGGCTGCAGGTTGCTGGGTGCACGCTCCCCAGTGCTCCGACCCACGACAAGAGAAGGACGCGACTCAGCCGATGCAGCCACGGGGAACGCTGGAGCCGTGCCAATTTTTCTGCAGAAACTccgtcgcgctgcaccaTGAGCTCACGGGGGACGAGCTTGCATCTGCTATTCATCGGCTGCACTGCGAGACGTGTCGGCCCTGCCCACGCGCGCGGGCTGGGGTGGGGAAGCACCCGCTCCAACAACATCGAGACAGGAGCGACATGAAAACAAGCAACTCCTGCTCACAGGAGCGGCAAGCAGACGCCGTGGACGGTGAGGGTCCAGCGAgcgtggacgacgacgaagagaaCAAGTTCACCGCGCCtacgccaccaccgctcaTGCCAGATGTCAAGCTGTGCGACTTTGGCTCAGCACGGCACATTGGGAcgctgcgcttgcgcagTGCAGAGGAGCAAAGAGAGGAGCTCACCCCGGGGCCCACTACTCCGGTGTACTGCGCTCCTGAAatgatgctgctgcagcgttaTGGCACATCAGTGGACATGTGGGCTGTGGGCGCCATCCTCTTTGAGATGCTCACAGGCGAATTCTTCCTCGGTGTTGGCACgctgcgctccttctccggcgacgtcgtcgttCAAGACGACTACTGCGTGATGCACCGGTTGAATCGCATGTTCCGCCATCTCGGCACACCGTCCGTTGAGGAGTGGCGGTGCATTGCCCACCCCCACTACTACCCTGACGAGATGTTGGCCCACCTGCCGCAGGTgcgcgatgcagcgctcTTCCGCTGCCTTGCCCAGCCCATCGCCACTGACGTGAGCCTTCTTCCGGAAAGCGGGGACATCAAGCCGAACGGCGACGCTAAAACGGCTGATGAGCAGACAGAACTCAGCGTACGGCCATCTGCTGAGACGTGCTCATTTGCCCAAGCGCCGGTGAATGGGACAACGGATTCGCATGCCGCAAGAGCATCGGTGCCGCCTCGCGATATGGCCTCCGCGAGGCATCCGTTGAATGTGTCTGACTTTCTGTATCAGCATATCGGTAAAAGCGGCGTGGACTTCCTGCGCTCGTTGCTGCGGTACGACCCGGCGAAGCGCATGacgtcggcggaggcgctgcgccaccctTTCTTGAGTCCTGAGGTAGCGAATATGTAG
- a CDS encoding putative leucine-rich repeat protein has protein sequence MRSKVAGGAVPKAQEEGVAVSAAVPSAPRSSVNKRGRLTHHGSVGGALTGVQKGTAPPLSARLYEDPCTEALDRRNSSPAAPHARTSNATHARPSSSVVPGRKTAAAAMRQPPPSLSAAAQPLGNAAAVEEAVACSTDEPSTGPSAVGCAVLSEAVKSRMSTTHPALRLPSAGVFAESPAAAAARRASSSSTAAPVRHAEVLCVALPEMPLPQTPQRVSAAGGGRLELRMRGLVALPCLHLSAAPKSPSLDARHESTTSSSVHGSGDVAAGRLHAVSFRQNAISSLSTQSVRAMSTSQASLIVPRSSPLQCYAHVSSLDLTHNALTSIAGIDALRCLRSLRLAFNRLTSLAPLWASRYVAQLDVLDVSSNALTELLSAEDVHALKRHQIRIVTHPTQAHSAAHGCPNAKCGVYKAMGLRVLYASDNKFCEVPSAIYTFTQLTDLRLSKNVIESVPDGFPVRACLPQLTRLDLSMNKLPAAMVEAVTARAEEVAESPLHRRRTSTTSPSFARVKGYRRASAHRSHGATDPSAGAKTAALSSSISSALKAGEDASSEEAGSGAVHGAECSRDIQSRVPGGAKENGRAAAEEGDGVSAVNGSGQRRSSASAAKVADDAESNGSRGTLLQLKADAAVSPQPPTKTRHESASATASSPSTRKATASLPPTAPAIATVSAQKSQQQDAVQCVAENVYSIDLSLWAAVVRRRLEEVLRRSPDSDASGAPGAASTFSMHELLVSLSDTLGGNSGGGGATALPRYRRRPAATARTMAALTQCLPSCSLSYSEEAQVRRPPLLLLTGISAAVAADESELLLYEVLALHIVHNCLCTAKSAAGGVSPPYAASTASSRALNSAELILQQACKYENSSEPLLRAEAPAADRASGGELPPLRPGSPGSGRGGGTVRQLNFAVPLQTVHVIACTDTAATPHSSVSALWAYLTWRQRWEAAVSCRRLPNKSDYICELGMQAADKHASHPLSSDAPSVTSEANGSGTHAARHCAAVVPLYPFAANSPVPRAREEHWLHEYRPASYCVVPPAWELLYDLLLRPSALEKTSLKRPHVPAVPPLLAGVGSRVQHLRGTPMSLACVLLCAVDYSGCAGASPMCASPTSPVLRWPTPGTGGPAASGAGNGTCAITASHVPCEGVIRRALQWRQHSQQLWSHVEREANIVAAEQVTSCSMPLYSAEEVLQSRQAAVAALSSPGAHDTRLRCGLFGQNGVSEEAVESAAASEEGASQPQCRSLALAKPLSQLLRSASNTAASCSAEPCESKTATATDTTMRSREIEGCSTPAVAVGADGGSAPAAAVDAVGGEADEHGGIEGQDGADAAARFNEVRDDNTAGSAVSATATAAQTPELPAEDAWWLCEN, from the coding sequence ATGAGAAGCAAAGTGGCCGGGGGCGCTGTGCccaaggcgcaggaggagggcgtggcTGTCTCGGCCGCCGTGCCATCAGCACCGCGGTCGTCGGTCAACAAGCGTGGCCGCCTCACTCACCACGGCAGCGTTGGCGGTGCTCTCACAGGTGTGCAGAAGGGcaccgcaccaccgctgtCGGCGAGGCTCTATGAGGACCCCTGCACAGAGGCGCTCGACCGGCGCAACAGTTCGCCGGCGGCTCCCCACGCACGGACGTCGAACGCGACGCATGCGCGTCCTTCCAGCTCCGTGGTTCCGGGCCGGAagaccgctgctgcagcaatgAGGCAACCACCCCCGTCcctcagcgcagcagcacagccgttgggcaacgctgccgccgtggaggaggcagtgGCGTGCTCAACGGATGAGCCATCCACGGGCCCGTCTGCGGTCGGTTGTGCTGTCCTCAGTGAAGCAGTCAAAAGTCGCATGAGCACCACCCACCCTGCCTTAAGACTCCCCAGCGCCGGTGTTTTCGCAGAGtctccagcggcggcagcggcgcgacggGCCTCCAGTTCGTCGACTGCGGCGCCAGTGAGACATGCTGAGGTGTTGTGTGTCGCGCTGCCGGAAATGCCCCTCCCGCAAACACCGCAAAGGGTAtctgctgccggtggtggaCGGCTGGAGCTGCGCATGCGAGGGCTGGTGGCACTTCCCTGCCTGCACCTGTCCGCAGCACCTAAGTCACCGTCGCTGGATGCGAGGCACGAGTCGACTACGTCGTCGTCCGTTCACGGAAGCGGCGATGTCGCGGCAGGGCGTCTGCACGCCGTCAGTTTTCGGCAGAACGCCATCAGCAGCCTCTCTACGCAGTCTGTTCGCGCCATGTCGACTTCGCAAGCCTCACTAATCGTGCCTCGCAGCTCCCCTCTGCAATGCTACGCGCATGTGTCCTCGCTTGACCTCACGCACAACGCGCTTACATCGATTGCCGGGATCGATGCCCTGAGGTGcctgcgctcgctgcgcctCGCGTTCAACAGACTGACTTCGCTGGCGCCGCTCTGGGCGTCGCGGTACGTAGCGCAGCTCGACGTGCTCGATGTGAGCTCGAATGCGCTGACGGAGCTGCTCTCCGCAGAGGATGTGCACGCCTTGAAAAGGCACCAGATTCGCATCGTCACGCACcccacgcaggcgcacagcgccgcccaTGGGTGCCCCAACGCCAAGTGTGGCGTGTACAAGGCGATGGGTCTGCGGGTTCTGTACGCGTCCGACAACAAATTTTGCGAAGTGCCGAGTGCGATCTACACCTTCACGCAGCTGACAGATCTGCGGCTGAGCAAGAACGTAATCGAGAGTGTGCCGGACGGCTTTCCGGTGCGGGCATGTCTGCCGCAGCTGACGCGTTTAGATTTGAGCATGAACAAGCTCCCTGCTGCCATGGTCGAGGCCGTGACAGCGCGCGCCGAAGAGGTGGCTGAGTCGCCGCTCCATCGTCGCCGCACATCCACCACATCACCGTCATTTGCACGAGTAAAAGGCTACCGCCGCGCTTCGGCTCACCGTTCTCACGGCGCCACCGATCCCTCGGCAGGTGCAAAGACTGCCGCCCTTTCTTCGTCAATCTCGAGTGCATTGAAGGCCGGGGAAGATGCCTCATCGGAGGAGGCAGGGAGTGGCGCTGTGCACGGCGCCGAGTGCAGTCGTGATATCCAGTCTCGTGTGCCAGGCGGAGCCAAAGAAAATGGCAGAgcggctgcggaggaggGTGATGGCGTTTCTGCCGTCAATGGCTCCGGACAGCGCCGCTCATCGGCCTCTGCGGCAAAGGTGGCCGATGACGCGGAGTCGAACGGAAGTCGCGGCACTCTGCTCCAGCTGAAGGCAGATGCGGCGGTCTCACCTCAGCCGCCGACCAAAACGCGTCATGAGAGCGCCTCGGCCACAGCGTCCAGCCCGTCCACGCGGAAGGCGACCGCCTCTCTGCCGCCCACGGCGCCCGCCATCGCTACCGTATCGGCTCAGaagtcgcagcagcaagacGCCGTCCAATGCGTAGCGGAGAATGTCTACAGTATAGATCTCAGTCTgtgggcggcggtggtgcgtcGACGGCttgaggaggtgctgcggagATCGCCTGACAGCGACGCGAGTGGCGCACCGGGAGCTGCGTCAACGTTCTCCATGCACGAGCTGCTGGTGTCCCTCTCCGACACCCTCGGCGgaaacagcggcggcggtggcgcgactgcgctgccgcgctaTCGACGCCGTCCGGCGGCCACGGCCCGTACGATGGCGGCCCTTACGCAGTGTCTGCCGTCGTGCTCCCTGTCCTACAGCGAAGAGGCCCAAGTGCGTCGCCCGCCTCTTCTGCTGCTCACCGGCATatccgctgccgtggcggcagacGAGAGCGAGCTGCTCCTCTACGAGGTGTTGGCCCTTCACATTGTGCACAACTGCCTGTGCACGGCAAAGAGTGCCGCCGGTGGGGTGAGCCCGCCATACGCAGCATCCACGGCCTCCTCTCGGGCGCTTAATTCGGCTGAACTGATATTGCAGCAAGCGTGCAAATACGAGAACAGCAGCGAGCCACTCCTCCGCGCCgaagcgccggcggccgatCGCGCGAGCGGCGGTGAACTGCCTCCGCTACGGCCAGGTAGCCCAGGAAGCGGTCGAGGTGGCGGCACTGTGCGGCAGTTGAATTTCGCTGTGCCGTTGCAAACCGTTCACGTAATTGCTTGCACAGACACTGCAGCCACCCCTCACAGCTCCGTGTCGGCCTTGTGGGCATATCTCacctggcggcagcggtgggaAGCCGCCGTGTCTTGCCGCCGGCTCCCAAACAAGAGCGACTACATCTGTGAGCTTGGGATGCAGGCTGCAGATAAGCATGCGTCGCACCCGCTGTCATCTGACGCTCCGTCCGTGACGTCGGAAGCGAATGGtagcggcacgcacgcggcccGGCATTGTGCGGCAGTGGTGCCCCTTTATCCCTTCGCTGCGAACTCCCCCGTCCCGCGCGCACGGGAGGAGCACTGGTTGCACGAGTACAGACCCGCGTCGTACTGCGTAGTGCCGCCTGCGTGGGAACTCCTCTACGAtcttctcctccgcccaTCCGCGCTGGAAAAGACATCGCTGAAGCGGCCGCATGTACCTGCCGTTCCGCCACTGTTGGCCGGGGTGGGCAGTCGCGTGCAACACTTGCGTGGCACACCCATGTCTCTCGCAtgcgtgctgctctgcgccgtcgacTATTCGGGCTGTGCTGGGGCATCGCCAATGTGTGCATCTCCGACATCAccggtgctgcgctggccAACGCCGGGTACTGGAGGCCCTGCCGCTAGCGGCGCGGGAAACGGCACTtgcgccatcaccgcctcccACGTCCCGTGTGAGGGCGTCATTCGCCGCGCTCTCCAGTGGCGCCAACACAGCCAGCAGCTGTGGAGTCATGTGGAGAGGGAAGCCAACATTGTCGCTGCGGAGCAGGTGACGTCGTGCAGCATGCCGCTGTACAGCGCTGAAGAGGTACTCCAGAGCCGGCAGGCGGCCGTTGCGGCACTGAGCTCTCCGGGGGCACACGATACTCGCCTGCGGTGCGGGCTGTTCGGGCAGAACGGCGTCTCAGAGGAGGCAGTCgaaagcgccgccgcttctgaGGAGGGAGCGTCTCAGCCGCAGTGTCGCAGTCTTGCCTTAGCAAAACCGCTATCGCAACTGCTTAGGTCCGCCTCGAACACTGCGGCATCCTGTTCCGCAGAGCCCTGTGAGAGCAAGACCGCAACCGCCACAGATACGACCATGCGGAGCCGCGAGATTGAAGGGTGCAGCACACCCGCAGTGGCGGTTGGTGCTGATGGCGGGAgcgcgccagctgcggcagtggaTGCTGTGGGCGGCGAGGCAGATGAGCACGGCGGCATTGAAGGACAAGACGGTGCTGACGCAGCCGCGAGATTCAACGAGGTGCGCGATGACAACACGGCTGGCAGCGCGgtgtcggcgacggcgacagcagcgcagaCCCCCGAATTGCCCGCGGAGGATGCCTGGTGGCTCTGTGAGAACTGA